Proteins from a single region of Hordeum vulgare subsp. vulgare chromosome 6H, MorexV3_pseudomolecules_assembly, whole genome shotgun sequence:
- the LOC123403987 gene encoding 2-C-methyl-D-erythritol 2,4-cyclodiphosphate synthase, chloroplastic, whose protein sequence is MASASSLFLASPISTAPRTGIRIRIRTRPTPSSACPARPSQRLRQPSLAVAAALQAEHQPAVAAAPKPPALPFRVGHGFDLHRLEPGLPLIIGGISIPHDRGCDAHSDGDVLLHCVVDAILGALGLPDIGQIFPDTDPRWKGAESCVFMREAVKLMHQAGYELGNLDATLILQKPKISPFKETIRSNLCELLGADPSVVNLKAKTHEKVDSLGENRSIAAHTVVLLMRK, encoded by the exons ATggcctccgcctcctccctcTTCCTGGCCTCCCCCATCTCCACCGCGCCGAGGACCGGCATCCGCATCCGCATCCGCAcccgccccaccccctcctccgctTGCCCCGCCCGGCCGTCCCAGCGCCTCCGGCAGCCGTCTCTGGCGGTGGCGGCCGCGCTCCAGGCGGAGCACCAGCCGGCCGTGGCCGCGGCGCCGAAGCCGCCCGCCCTCCCGTTCCGCGTGGGCCACGGCTTCGACCTCCACCGCCTCGAGCCGGGCCTCCCGCTCATCATCGGCGGCATCAGCATCCCCCACGACCGCGGCTGCGACGCCCACTCCGACG GGGACGTGCTTCTGCACTGCGTGGTGGACGCGATTCTCGGCGCCCTGGGGCTGCCGGACATCGGGCAGATCTTCCCGGACACCGACCCCCGGTGGAAGGGCGCGGAGTCCTGCGTGTTCATGAGGGAAGCT GTAAAGCTAATGCATCAAGCAGGCTATGAGCTGGGGAACCTTGACGCTACACTGATCTTGCAGAAACCAAAAATTAGCCCGTTCAAGGAGACTATCCGGTCTAACTTGTGTGAACTACTCGGGGCGGATCCATCTGTTGTCAATCTCAAGGCCAAGACTCATGAGAAAGTCGACAGTCTAGGAGAAAACAGAAGTATAGCTGCTCATACCGTAGTTCTCCTGATGCGGAAATAG